Proteins from a genomic interval of Beijerinckia indica subsp. indica ATCC 9039:
- a CDS encoding beta-ketoacyl-ACP synthase III: MPGQLRSVVVGLGAYLPKRIVSNDDIAKMLETSDDWIVQRTGIRQRHVAGEGEQTSVLGLRAAQAALADAGLSGADIDLIIVATSTPDYTFPAVATQIQAALGMTHGAAFDVQAVCSGFVYAVTTADKFLISGSHKRALVIGAETFSKLLDWSDRSTCVLFGDGAGAIVLEARPGTGRISDRGVLTSQLRSDGRHLTKLYVDGGPSTTGTTGHLRMAGREVFRHAVGMVSDVVNAAFEATGITGADLDWFVPHQANRRIIEASAEKLGIAPHKVVVTVDLHGNTSAASIPLALAKARDDGRIKQGDLVMIEAMGGGFTWASALIRW, from the coding sequence ATGCCAGGGCAATTGCGCTCGGTCGTGGTCGGGCTCGGCGCTTATCTTCCCAAGCGCATCGTCAGCAATGACGATATCGCCAAAATGCTCGAGACCTCAGACGACTGGATCGTGCAGCGCACCGGTATCCGGCAGCGCCATGTTGCCGGCGAAGGGGAACAGACCTCCGTGCTCGGCCTGCGAGCCGCGCAAGCGGCGCTGGCCGACGCGGGGCTCAGCGGCGCGGATATCGATCTCATCATCGTCGCCACATCGACGCCGGATTATACATTCCCGGCGGTCGCGACGCAGATCCAGGCCGCCCTGGGCATGACACATGGCGCGGCCTTCGATGTGCAAGCCGTCTGCTCCGGTTTCGTCTATGCGGTGACGACAGCCGATAAATTTCTCATTTCCGGTTCGCATAAACGGGCCTTGGTCATCGGGGCCGAAACCTTTTCCAAACTGCTCGACTGGTCGGATCGCAGCACCTGCGTCCTGTTCGGTGACGGCGCCGGCGCCATTGTGCTTGAAGCCCGGCCGGGCACAGGAAGGATCAGCGATCGCGGTGTCCTGACCTCGCAATTGCGCTCGGACGGGCGACATCTCACCAAGCTCTATGTCGATGGCGGGCCCTCGACAACTGGCACCACGGGCCATTTGCGCATGGCCGGCAGGGAAGTGTTTCGCCATGCGGTCGGCATGGTGAGCGATGTTGTCAATGCCGCCTTCGAGGCCACGGGCATTACCGGTGCCGATCTCGATTGGTTCGTGCCGCATCAAGCCAACCGGCGAATCATTGAGGCTTCCGCCGAAAAACTCGGCATTGCTCCGCATAAGGTTGTGGTGACCGTTGATCTGCACGGCAATACTTCGGCCGCGTCGATCCCCCTGGCGCTCGCCAAGGCGCGTGATGATGGGCGCATCAAACAGGGCGATCTCGTCATGATCGAGGCCATGGGCGGCGGTTTCACTTGGGCTTCCGCTTTAATTCGTTGGTAA
- a CDS encoding c-type cytochrome, translating into MFKRLLIGAIAAAVLGFGGFIAFAWRPAIAPITPPAPSSFDPALVARGEVLAGAGYCSACHTPKGGKPFSGGRPMFTDFGTIYATNITPDPKTGIGDWSEEAFRRAVWEGVARDGSHILPAFPFDHLTKLSEQDVKALYAYFMTREPVEATAPENTIPFPMNIRLFQAGWKLLFFRPGRFEPRPDKSEEWNRGAYLAEGISHCGACHTPRNLLGAEKPSATYAGAFIDNWVAPPLDKSNPSPVPWSRDELYTYLRTGLSRYHGTASGPMSPVVHDGLKLVSDADVRAIATYFADIDQAAARASEETAAVSRALAASKQGVGLSDDSAAKLYTAACASCHYNGGEINPLRPDLALNSAVNLDDPTNLIRIILFGVDVKEGASDLVMPAFASGFSDADVAHIAAYLRATRTSHAPWPELEQKVASIRAQGKTQE; encoded by the coding sequence TTGTTCAAGCGTCTTCTCATCGGGGCCATCGCCGCCGCTGTTCTCGGCTTTGGCGGATTTATCGCTTTCGCCTGGCGGCCAGCCATCGCTCCGATCACGCCGCCCGCCCCCTCTTCCTTCGATCCGGCTCTCGTGGCGCGCGGTGAAGTTTTGGCAGGTGCTGGTTATTGCTCCGCTTGTCATACGCCGAAGGGGGGTAAGCCCTTTTCCGGCGGGCGACCGATGTTCACCGATTTCGGCACCATCTATGCCACCAATATCACGCCTGATCCCAAGACCGGCATTGGCGATTGGTCCGAGGAAGCCTTCCGCCGCGCTGTCTGGGAAGGCGTTGCGCGCGACGGCTCGCATATTCTGCCCGCTTTTCCCTTCGATCATCTGACCAAGCTGAGCGAGCAAGACGTCAAGGCGCTCTATGCCTATTTCATGACCCGCGAACCGGTCGAGGCGACCGCGCCGGAAAACACCATTCCCTTCCCCATGAATATCCGGCTGTTCCAGGCTGGCTGGAAATTGCTGTTCTTCCGCCCTGGCCGATTCGAACCCCGGCCCGACAAGAGCGAAGAATGGAATAGAGGCGCCTATCTCGCCGAAGGCATCAGCCATTGCGGCGCCTGTCACACGCCACGCAATCTGCTCGGCGCCGAAAAGCCTTCCGCCACTTATGCCGGCGCCTTCATCGACAATTGGGTGGCGCCGCCGCTCGACAAGAGCAATCCTTCTCCCGTGCCCTGGAGCCGCGACGAGCTTTATACCTATCTGCGCACTGGCCTCAGCCGCTATCATGGCACCGCCTCGGGGCCCATGTCGCCTGTCGTCCATGATGGGTTGAAACTTGTCTCCGATGCCGATGTCCGCGCTATCGCCACTTATTTCGCGGATATCGATCAGGCTGCCGCACGCGCCTCGGAGGAAACGGCCGCTGTCAGCCGGGCGCTTGCGGCCAGCAAGCAGGGCGTCGGCCTGAGCGACGATTCCGCCGCCAAGCTCTACACGGCCGCTTGCGCCTCCTGCCATTACAATGGGGGCGAGATCAATCCGCTGCGTCCCGATCTCGCCTTGAATAGCGCTGTCAATCTCGATGATCCGACCAATCTGATCCGCATCATCCTCTTTGGCGTTGACGTGAAGGAAGGCGCCTCCGACCTCGTGATGCCGGCCTTTGCGTCCGGGTTCAGCGATGCCGATGTTGCGCATATCGCCGCTTATCTCCGCGCGACCAGAACCAGCCACGCACCCTGGCCGGAGTTGGAACAGAAGGTCGCGTCGATCCGCGCGCAAGGCAAGACACAGGAATGA
- a CDS encoding integration host factor subunit alpha: MVKSASSQAERPVAVSDDTTDGESQTLTRVNLAEAVYRSVGLSRKESAALVQMVLSELSDTLVKGETVKLSSFGSFIIRSKAERIGRNPKTGIEVPITQRRVLVFKPSNVLKAKVNGHTVVEEDD, from the coding sequence ATGGTAAAATCAGCAAGCTCCCAAGCGGAAAGACCGGTCGCCGTCTCCGACGATACGACGGATGGCGAGAGCCAGACCCTGACACGTGTCAATCTCGCCGAGGCTGTCTATCGTAGCGTCGGCCTCTCGCGCAAGGAATCGGCTGCTTTGGTGCAAATGGTTCTGAGCGAACTTTCGGATACTTTGGTCAAGGGGGAAACAGTCAAGCTTTCCTCCTTCGGTTCTTTCATCATTCGTTCCAAGGCGGAACGAATCGGCCGTAATCCGAAAACAGGGATCGAAGTGCCGATCACCCAGCGGCGGGTTCTCGTTTTCAAACCTTCGAACGTGCTCAAGGCCAAGGTCAACGGGCACACCGTTGTCGAAGAGGATGATTGA
- a CDS encoding (2Fe-2S)-binding protein: MTSFTINDRAVTVDVEEDTPLLWVIRETIGLTGTKFGCGIGMCGVCTVHVGGRPTRSCITPISAVEGAAITTIEGIAATDAHVVQKAWTDLQVPQCGYCQSGQIMQAVALIKDFPSPTDEDIDAVMTGNLCRCMTYVRIRAAIKQAAAALRGEVTNG, translated from the coding sequence ATGACCAGTTTCACGATCAATGACCGTGCCGTCACGGTGGATGTCGAGGAGGACACGCCGCTCCTCTGGGTTATCCGCGAAACGATCGGCCTGACCGGCACCAAATTCGGCTGTGGCATTGGCATGTGCGGCGTCTGCACCGTGCATGTTGGGGGGCGCCCGACGCGCTCCTGCATCACGCCCATCAGTGCGGTCGAGGGTGCGGCGATCACCACCATCGAGGGGATCGCCGCGACCGATGCGCATGTGGTGCAAAAGGCCTGGACCGACCTGCAAGTGCCGCAATGCGGCTATTGTCAATCTGGCCAGATCATGCAGGCCGTTGCCTTGATCAAGGATTTTCCCTCGCCCACGGACGAGGATATCGATGCCGTGATGACCGGCAATCTCTGTCGTTGCATGACCTATGTGCGCATTCGCGCGGCCATCAAGCAGGCGGCCGCCGCGCTGCGGGGAGAAGTCACCAATGGCTAG
- a CDS encoding MerR family transcriptional regulator, whose protein sequence is MEKKGDAFRTISEAADELDLPPHVLRFWETRFPQIKPLKRGGGRRYYRPVDIELLQTIRIFLYDQGYTIKGVQRLLHEQGPRGCIAAAGRLGSNGQAAGDLGQPAQDCASPGTKTIFDEAVRDDVMRAAPASSETLLDEALPEREGEEYPFLVPASLNNSDPHVSPQASSRIGVPGTALAPDDILALQALLEEIRACEEILAIAIVSN, encoded by the coding sequence ATGGAGAAAAAGGGCGACGCCTTTCGAACGATCAGTGAGGCTGCGGATGAGCTTGACTTGCCGCCGCATGTCCTGCGTTTTTGGGAGACACGCTTCCCGCAAATTAAGCCTCTGAAGCGTGGTGGTGGCCGTCGCTATTACCGGCCTGTCGATATCGAGCTTTTGCAGACCATTCGAATCTTCCTTTACGATCAAGGCTATACGATCAAGGGGGTGCAGCGTCTGCTGCACGAACAAGGACCGCGTGGCTGTATCGCCGCTGCGGGACGTCTCGGATCCAATGGGCAAGCGGCCGGGGACCTTGGACAGCCCGCGCAAGATTGTGCGTCACCGGGAACGAAAACCATTTTTGATGAAGCGGTTCGAGACGATGTTATGCGCGCGGCGCCGGCATCAAGCGAGACGCTGCTGGATGAGGCGCTCCCTGAAAGGGAAGGTGAGGAGTATCCCTTCCTCGTTCCAGCCTCGCTGAATAACAGCGATCCTCACGTTTCCCCTCAAGCCAGTTCTCGAATCGGTGTCCCTGGCACTGCTTTGGCGCCGGATGATATTCTGGCCTTGCAAGCCCTTCTCGAAGAAATTCGTGCTTGCGAAGAAATTCTCGCCATCGCGATCGTTTCTAACTGA
- a CDS encoding xanthine dehydrogenase family protein molybdopterin-binding subunit, with translation MARLGSMQNAAMIQSRRSFLVTMAGASLAFGFTRGAGAAIDPATADGVPPNAVGTLFEPSLWYSIDSTGTVTVNIIRAEMGQHVGTALARILADELEADWKTVRITHVDTDPKWGLMVTGGSWSVSQTWPIFSRAGAAGRLALIEAGAALLKVAPSACVARDGKVYAGTQSIAYGDIIAQGPHFRQFSPEDLDKLTLKPVSERRLIGKPVTALDIPAKTNGEAVYGIDAKVPGMVHARPKIPPTRYGSKVVSVDDSAARKVKGYLQSLVIDDPSETVPGWVLVIAESTFAAMRAADLVKVTWSAGPTAHISEKEIQDHAVEQIARRDNGVLLELGGAKGVDVAKPAFEAAASTLEQTYTTATVLHFQLEPLNALAFEKDGIFEIHTGNQWQSLILPVLAKALQRPQESIVLRSYMLGGGFGRRLNGDYAVPAALAAKALGRPVKVVLTRQDDALFDSVRSPSVQTVRMAFDAANKVTGMEHHAAAGWPTEVMAPAFMPKGQEGKPFDPFAIAGADHWYDVGPQLVRALSNDLANATFRPGWLRSVGPGWINWALESFMDEAALHVKMDPLAFRLNLLNGKGQNDNAGSAPVSVGGASRQAEVIRRAAQRAGWGQALPADTALGLATSFGQEREMPTWMACAARVHVDRKTGQVRVEKLTIVTDAGTIVDPDGARAQTEGATLWGLSMALHEGTLFEKGQVRDTNLDTYTPLRIDETPELDISFVESTEMPVGLGEPATTVIAPAIGNAIFAAVGVRLRHLPITSEAVLSGLKTLG, from the coding sequence ATGGCTAGACTGGGCTCTATGCAAAATGCCGCGATGATCCAGTCGCGGCGCAGCTTCCTCGTTACTATGGCGGGCGCGAGCCTTGCTTTCGGCTTTACGCGCGGAGCCGGCGCGGCCATAGACCCCGCCACCGCTGATGGGGTGCCACCCAACGCTGTCGGCACCCTGTTCGAGCCTTCGCTCTGGTATTCCATCGACAGTACCGGCACGGTTACGGTCAATATCATCCGCGCGGAAATGGGCCAGCATGTGGGGACCGCGCTCGCCCGCATCCTCGCCGATGAACTCGAAGCCGATTGGAAGACTGTCCGGATCACCCATGTCGATACGGATCCGAAATGGGGCTTGATGGTTACCGGCGGGAGCTGGTCGGTCTCCCAAACTTGGCCGATCTTCAGCCGCGCCGGTGCCGCCGGGCGTCTCGCGCTGATCGAGGCGGGCGCCGCGCTTTTGAAGGTCGCGCCGAGCGCCTGCGTTGCGCGGGACGGCAAGGTCTATGCCGGCACCCAATCGATCGCCTATGGCGATATTATTGCGCAGGGTCCTCACTTCCGCCAATTCTCGCCTGAGGATCTCGACAAACTGACGCTCAAGCCCGTGTCCGAACGCCGGCTGATCGGCAAACCGGTCACGGCGCTCGATATTCCGGCCAAGACCAATGGCGAGGCCGTCTATGGCATCGATGCGAAAGTGCCAGGCATGGTGCACGCCCGGCCCAAAATTCCGCCGACCCGCTATGGCTCCAAGGTCGTTTCGGTCGATGACAGTGCCGCGCGCAAGGTCAAGGGCTATTTGCAGAGCCTCGTCATCGACGACCCCTCAGAGACCGTGCCCGGCTGGGTCCTGGTGATCGCGGAATCGACTTTTGCCGCGATGCGCGCCGCTGATCTCGTCAAGGTTACGTGGAGCGCCGGTCCCACGGCCCATATCTCCGAAAAGGAGATTCAAGATCACGCAGTCGAACAGATCGCCAGGCGAGATAATGGCGTTCTCCTTGAACTTGGCGGCGCCAAGGGCGTGGACGTCGCCAAGCCCGCTTTCGAGGCGGCGGCTTCGACCCTGGAACAGACCTACACGACCGCAACCGTCCTGCATTTCCAGCTTGAACCGTTGAACGCTTTGGCTTTCGAAAAGGACGGCATTTTCGAAATCCATACGGGCAATCAATGGCAGAGCCTGATCCTGCCAGTGCTGGCCAAGGCCCTGCAACGGCCGCAGGAGAGCATTGTTCTGCGTTCCTATATGCTCGGCGGTGGTTTCGGCCGCAGACTTAATGGTGATTATGCCGTGCCGGCGGCCTTGGCGGCCAAGGCGCTGGGTCGCCCGGTCAAAGTGGTGCTGACTCGCCAAGACGATGCTTTGTTCGACTCAGTGCGCTCGCCTTCTGTCCAGACTGTGCGTATGGCATTCGACGCGGCGAACAAAGTGACCGGCATGGAGCATCATGCGGCGGCCGGCTGGCCGACCGAGGTCATGGCGCCCGCTTTCATGCCCAAGGGACAGGAGGGCAAACCCTTCGATCCTTTCGCCATAGCGGGGGCGGATCATTGGTATGATGTCGGCCCGCAACTCGTGCGTGCTCTCTCCAATGATCTCGCCAATGCGACCTTCCGGCCTGGCTGGCTGCGCTCGGTCGGTCCGGGCTGGATCAATTGGGCGCTCGAAAGTTTCATGGACGAGGCCGCTCTCCATGTGAAGATGGACCCGTTGGCGTTCCGGCTGAATTTGCTCAATGGCAAGGGACAGAACGACAATGCGGGCTCGGCTCCTGTGTCCGTGGGGGGCGCCTCGCGACAGGCGGAGGTGATCCGCCGCGCGGCGCAGCGCGCCGGCTGGGGGCAGGCGCTGCCGGCCGATACCGCTTTGGGCCTTGCGACGAGTTTCGGCCAGGAACGTGAAATGCCGACCTGGATGGCCTGCGCGGCGCGTGTCCATGTCGATCGCAAGACCGGCCAGGTGCGGGTGGAAAAGCTGACGATCGTGACCGATGCGGGCACGATCGTCGATCCGGATGGCGCACGCGCCCAGACGGAGGGCGCGACGCTCTGGGGCCTTAGCATGGCCTTGCACGAGGGGACGCTTTTTGAAAAGGGCCAGGTCCGCGACACCAATCTCGACACTTACACGCCTTTGCGGATCGATGAGACGCCGGAACTCGACATCAGCTTCGTCGAGAGTACGGAAATGCCGGTTGGCCTTGGCGAGCCGGCGACGACCGTGATCGCGCCCGCCATCGGCAATGCCATTTTCGCCGCCGTGGGCGTCCGGTTACGGCATTTGCCGATCACTTCGGAGGCCGTGCTGTCTGGCCTCAAGACTTTGGGGTGA
- a CDS encoding glycoside hydrolase family 108 protein produces MGQFKLCLPVTLRWEGGKSNDPRDPGGATQDGITQATYNASRDRHNLPHQSVFKMTAAERDAIYREDYWNKMLCDAMAPGVNLVTFDAGVNSGIQRALNWKAAAASSDRVQTIKGICARRLSFVEGLKTFPIFGKGWRNRIAGIEATAMTMAAGTVAKTVLSVEARSARSKAATAKALAKTVPAGAGGVEATHQIAGGGHLWLTLLLIALTGAAIAILIIRHKIQASRAQALEGAAITLSMPAATVIPTDKKESVGV; encoded by the coding sequence ATGGGTCAATTTAAACTGTGTCTGCCGGTCACGTTGCGATGGGAAGGCGGCAAAAGCAACGATCCGCGTGATCCTGGTGGGGCGACACAGGATGGCATCACACAAGCCACCTATAACGCCTCGCGTGATCGTCACAATCTGCCCCATCAATCGGTTTTCAAAATGACCGCGGCGGAGCGCGATGCGATCTATCGCGAAGATTATTGGAACAAGATGCTCTGCGACGCGATGGCGCCAGGCGTCAATCTTGTGACCTTTGATGCCGGCGTCAATTCCGGCATCCAGCGGGCCTTGAACTGGAAAGCGGCGGCCGCGAGCTCTGATCGTGTCCAGACGATCAAGGGCATTTGTGCGCGGAGGCTCTCCTTTGTTGAGGGTCTGAAAACCTTTCCCATTTTTGGGAAGGGTTGGCGCAATCGCATCGCGGGGATCGAGGCGACGGCCATGACCATGGCGGCTGGCACCGTTGCAAAGACGGTCCTGAGCGTCGAGGCACGCAGCGCGCGATCGAAAGCAGCGACAGCCAAGGCCCTGGCTAAAACTGTGCCCGCCGGTGCCGGAGGCGTCGAAGCGACGCATCAGATCGCTGGCGGCGGCCATCTCTGGTTGACCTTGCTGCTGATCGCACTGACGGGCGCCGCGATCGCCATCCTGATCATCCGCCACAAGATCCAGGCTAGCCGTGCGCAAGCGCTCGAAGGCGCGGCCATCACGCTTTCGATGCCGGCGGCGACAGTCATTCCGACCGACAAAAAGGAGAGTGTGGGTGTTTAA
- a CDS encoding SGNH/GDSL hydrolase family protein produces the protein MTDYLPAPSTTDYITYTGVGMVPASTVTVYNGSTEAGTATVAADGTWSFTFSVTPASGSEIYYTGESTSSSITVPSFATLVPLSLSPLTVQAGGTFSGTITGQTAGSTIAALSTDGTALTVSGDNVTGTFSANGVMTISLTEMLAGATNTPHLSTTEMTVSNNTSQDPAFSLARTVLVANGGTSLSANGFSFKAVTISNVSGVYADAYYMRGYMTPLMSLMGWNYENSRVWAIGGNTLAQVLSNYSATGVTPANTRWGTLGSGGWSPDIFFAEGGSNDLGNTLTQMQSDATAVDNYLLGLSPVPRILNESIWPRTSFPTGTDLTFVRSERLQFNQWREQKSASFPKLKAYNLDALMQDPANPGQANPPYTYDGVHPNSKGAIRVANDMFSKLSSLNMLPAPVLLPLTLDAAADPTNLLQHEGATNSARQLLAGTSGGLTNFATGSVICSGFNASADASWGTTDTQALPAFSMEADDNATKLKRMVITYPTRTSPGTLGNGSADAGKIWVVVGTGGTLISSARASNYDGAGASIVAGNRYRAGVRLQIINGVNLFPAAFYFRWKVDGVTVIQTSWACSSLYDANDAFPDGTYDILSPIFTVPAFQSSIELTSLQVYLASVPGAPVGGTVKLSKWYVRPYQFLASWP, from the coding sequence ATGACTGATTATCTTCCTGCTCCTTCGACAACTGATTACATTACATATACGGGCGTTGGCATGGTGCCCGCCTCCACTGTCACAGTTTACAATGGCAGTACCGAGGCAGGCACGGCGACCGTTGCGGCGGATGGCACATGGTCCTTTACATTCTCGGTAACACCGGCCAGCGGGTCGGAAATTTATTACACAGGTGAGTCCACAAGCTCGTCCATCACTGTCCCGTCCTTTGCGACGCTTGTCCCGCTTTCACTCTCCCCGCTCACGGTGCAAGCGGGTGGCACATTCAGCGGCACAATCACAGGTCAAACAGCTGGCTCGACGATTGCCGCCCTCTCGACGGATGGGACGGCTCTGACGGTCAGCGGCGACAATGTGACCGGGACATTCTCTGCCAATGGCGTCATGACAATCAGCCTGACCGAGATGCTCGCGGGGGCCACGAATACACCCCATCTCTCGACCACAGAGATGACTGTCTCGAATAATACGTCTCAGGACCCGGCATTCAGCCTCGCGCGGACCGTCCTTGTCGCGAATGGCGGCACGAGCCTCAGTGCCAATGGGTTCTCATTTAAGGCGGTCACGATTTCCAATGTTTCCGGTGTTTATGCCGATGCCTATTACATGCGCGGCTATATGACCCCGCTCATGTCTCTCATGGGCTGGAACTATGAGAACTCGCGCGTCTGGGCCATCGGTGGCAATACGCTTGCTCAGGTCCTCTCCAACTACAGCGCAACGGGTGTCACGCCGGCCAATACGCGGTGGGGCACGCTCGGATCGGGTGGCTGGTCGCCGGATATCTTCTTCGCTGAAGGCGGCTCGAACGACCTTGGCAACACATTGACACAGATGCAATCCGATGCCACGGCGGTCGATAATTATCTGCTCGGCCTCAGTCCCGTCCCTCGCATCCTGAACGAGTCCATCTGGCCGCGGACCAGCTTTCCGACCGGCACCGATCTGACCTTCGTCCGGTCCGAGCGGCTCCAATTCAATCAGTGGCGTGAACAGAAAAGCGCCTCGTTTCCAAAGTTAAAAGCGTATAACCTTGACGCACTCATGCAGGACCCGGCAAATCCTGGTCAGGCGAACCCACCCTATACCTATGACGGCGTGCATCCGAATTCCAAGGGCGCGATCCGCGTCGCGAACGATATGTTCTCGAAACTGTCGTCGCTCAACATGTTGCCGGCCCCAGTGCTTCTCCCGCTGACCCTTGATGCGGCGGCCGATCCGACCAATCTGCTGCAGCACGAAGGTGCAACCAATTCGGCGCGACAGCTTCTCGCCGGTACATCGGGTGGTTTGACCAATTTCGCGACAGGGAGCGTCATATGCTCCGGCTTCAACGCGTCCGCCGACGCAAGTTGGGGAACGACGGACACCCAGGCGCTTCCGGCTTTCTCGATGGAGGCGGATGACAACGCGACGAAACTGAAGCGGATGGTCATTACCTATCCGACCAGGACTTCGCCGGGAACACTCGGAAATGGCAGTGCCGACGCGGGCAAAATCTGGGTCGTCGTCGGGACAGGCGGGACGCTGATCTCCTCCGCACGCGCCTCAAACTATGATGGGGCAGGGGCGAGCATCGTGGCTGGTAATCGCTACCGGGCTGGTGTCCGGCTCCAGATTATCAACGGCGTCAACCTGTTCCCGGCTGCGTTCTACTTCAGGTGGAAAGTCGATGGGGTGACGGTGATTCAGACCTCGTGGGCCTGTTCCAGCCTTTATGACGCCAATGACGCCTTCCCTGACGGCACCTATGACATATTGTCGCCGATCTTCACGGTGCCGGCCTTCCAATCCTCGATCGAGTTGACCAGTCTGCAAGTTTATCTCGCCAGCGTCCCCGGAGCCCCGGTCGGTGGCACGGTCAAGCTCAGCAAATGGTATGTGCGGCCCTATCAGTTCCTTGCCTCTTGGCCGTAA